From a region of the Rhipicephalus microplus isolate Deutch F79 chromosome X, USDA_Rmic, whole genome shotgun sequence genome:
- the LOC142775669 gene encoding uncharacterized protein LOC142775669 isoform X2, with translation MEHRVSDAAAPMPSSAGVTRASHIGKGRARRSAGRDAGMCAEDHKAGRGSGWPRIQVPGELLAESRIAERCRAVPSDAPDSDVGHELMSFSVHLRVPGGALAKAKEAVRRSRGRVPGSVPGSDVGPVRVGQVELRCVCSGSSPSACTRSKTGPAERLLPGCSGREQVRGRGLPCVVLVSRGLILDLRSCDPDCWVGHDVRLNGAAHEQSAVACLLITAKPWMSIEE, from the exons ccgcacccatgccatcaagcgccggtgtcaccagagcgtcgcacatcggcaagggacgagcgagacgttctgccgggcgagacgcgggcatGTGTGCGGAGGACCACaaagccgggcgaggttcagggtggccgaggatccaggtgccaggggagttgctggctgaatcgaggatcgccgagcggtgccgagccgtaccgagcgacgcgccagactcggacgtgggccacgagctcatgagcttcAGTGTGCACctgagggtacctggcggtgccctggccaaggcaaaggaagcggtgcgccgctcgagaggacgagttcctggcagcgttcctgggtcggacgtgggacccgtacgtgtcggtcaggtcgagctccggtgtgtctgttcgggatcgagtccgtcggcctgtacaaggtccaagacggggcctgctgaacggctcctgcctgggtgcagtggccgggagcaggttcgtgggcgaggcctaccatgtgtggtcctcgtgagccgtggcctgatcctggacctccggagttgcgaccctgactgctgggttggccacgacgtccgactcaacggcgctgcacacg AACAAAGTGCCGTGGCCTGCTTATTGATCACAGCCAAGCCTTGGATGAGCATCGAGGAATAA
- the LOC142775669 gene encoding uncharacterized protein LOC142775669 isoform X1 has product MVTVAPGIASRRKLFAGRAGPLHAWSIASPMRVDCSVAAPMPSSAGVTRASHIGKGRARRSAGRDAGMCAEDHKAGRGSGWPRIQVPGELLAESRIAERCRAVPSDAPDSDVGHELMSFSVHLRVPGGALAKAKEAVRRSRGRVPGSVPGSDVGPVRVGQVELRCVCSGSSPSACTRSKTGPAERLLPGCSGREQVRGRGLPCVVLVSRGLILDLRSCDPDCWVGHDVRLNGAAHEQSAVACLLITAKPWMSIEE; this is encoded by the exons atggtcacggttgcaccaggcatcgcgtctcgacgcaagctgttcgctggacgggctggcccatTACACGCATGGAgtatcgcgtctccgatgcgggttgactgctccgtagccgcacccatgccatcaagcgccggtgtcaccagagcgtcgcacatcggcaagggacgagcgagacgttctgccgggcgagacgcgggcatGTGTGCGGAGGACCACaaagccgggcgaggttcagggtggccgaggatccaggtgccaggggagttgctggctgaatcgaggatcgccgagcggtgccgagccgtaccgagcgacgcgccagactcggacgtgggccacgagctcatgagcttcAGTGTGCACctgagggtacctggcggtgccctggccaaggcaaaggaagcggtgcgccgctcgagaggacgagttcctggcagcgttcctgggtcggacgtgggacccgtacgtgtcggtcaggtcgagctccggtgtgtctgttcgggatcgagtccgtcggcctgtacaaggtccaagacggggcctgctgaacggctcctgcctgggtgcagtggccgggagcaggttcgtgggcgaggcctaccatgtgtggtcctcgtgagccgtggcctgatcctggacctccggagttgcgaccctgactgctgggttggccacgacgtccgactcaacggcgctgcacacg AACAAAGTGCCGTGGCCTGCTTATTGATCACAGCCAAGCCTTGGATGAGCATCGAGGAATAA